From the Sylvia atricapilla isolate bSylAtr1 chromosome 24, bSylAtr1.pri, whole genome shotgun sequence genome, the window ACCCAAGCTCTGCCTGGGCTCCGCCGCTCAGCACCGGGGCCACGTGTCGTGAGTTGAGCGGTCTCAGCAGAGATGGGTGGGGGAGAGCGGGGTCTGCCCGTGCTGTGTGCAGGCTGAGGGGGCACACGGTGGGCGGCTTTGTCTCGCTGTCGCTCCTCCTCCACGTTCTGTTTCTCTGCCCAGAGAGGGGGACTGGTGGGAGGCCAGGTCACTGAGCTCGGGTGCCACGGGCTACATCCCCAGCAACTACGTGGCCCCTGTGGACTCCATCCAGGCAGAAGAGTGAGTAGCGGGGGAAAAGGGATGGAGACaagccccagccccacctgccTCAGGCCCAGGTGTCCTTGCGAGCCCCGGCAGTGCCGCAGCGCTGGCACGGGGGTTCCGTGGTCCCCCCAGCGGTGCCTTCCTGGCGCTGAGCCCATCACCGTGGCAGGTGGTACTTTGGGAAGATCGGGCGCAAAGATGCGGAGCGGCAGCTCCTGTGCCACGGCAACTCCAGAGGCACCTTCCTCATCCGGGAGAGTGAGACGACAAAAGGtacagggacaggggtggggacCCCAGGGGTTGGGCCCCATATCCTCCCCTGACCAGTGTCCCCACGTAGGTGCCTACTCCCTCTCCATCCGGGACTGGGATGAGGCCAAGGGCGACCACGTGAAGCACTATAAGATTCGGAAGCTGGACAACGGGGGGTACTACATCACCACCCGTGCCCAGTTCAACACCGTCCAGCAGCTGGTCCAGCACTATATAGGTAGGGTGGGGTGAGAGGCACGAGGGGGGGGGCAATAAGAGGGGTAGGGAAATCTCAGAAGACCCTTTGGTAAGAGACTGGGCTGACGGGGTTGaactggggaaggagggggctGTTCTGTTGGTGGCATTAGGGGGCTCCCTGAGAGTCTCCCCTTTTCCATGTTCAGGGTGCAGGGAGTTCCCATTGCCTCCAGTGGGTGGGCATCACCCACTCCCTGGGTGCAGCTGGGGGGACTGGGGGCCCAGCCTAGCCGGGGGGGTggggagctgtccctggggcaggTGGTGTATTTGTGTGTTGGGGTGACTGGGTGATACAGGAGCCTTGGTGATGCCTGGGGTGGTGGGAGGGGAGCAAAGGGCTGGTGGGGGTCTGTGCCCACCTTGActgctgtccccctgccccCGTGTGCAGAGCGGGCAGCCGGGCTGTGCTGCCGCCTGGCCGTGCCGTGCCACAAGGGAACCCCCAAACTGGCCGACCTCTCAGTCAAAACCAAAGACGTGTGGGAGATCCCCCGCGAgtccctccagctcctcaagAAACTGGGAAATGGGCAGTTTGGGGAAGTCTGGATGGGTAGGGCCTGGTGGGCAAGCCAGGGCAAGAGGCAGGGGAGACATGGGGGTACCCCCAGGCCTGGCACCCCACTGGGAAGAGCTCATGCCTGCCAGGACGAGGCTGAGAGACACCAATTTGCTGGCATGAGGAATTATCCCATGTCCTGCTGTGGATTCACGACGGGTACCCCAAGATGCCCCATGTCACCTCTGCATGGGCAAGCAGACCCCCACTACAGATGGGACCACAAGACCAGGCCAGGGGGTCCCACCTTCGtcatcctcttcctctggcATCCCATGCTTGCTCCACTTGTGCATGCTGCCTTCATCCCATCAcatcccctccctcctcctccctgcctgtcccccaTCCCCTGCAGAGTACAACGACGGGTTGTGCCATCTGCTCACCCTCCCGTGCCCTGCTATGAAGCCCCAGACCCTGGGATTAGCTAAGGACGCCTGGGAGATAGCACGGGAATCCATCACCCTCGACAAGAAACTTGGCATGGGATGTTTCGGAGACGTGTGGATGGGTAAGGCTGGCCCAGCCAGCCGGGGGTGGGGAAGCACAAGGGGGAGGAAGAGTCTTGTTCTCACGTGGCAGGGAGCATCACAGGGTGACAGGTGGTACCCATTTGTGCGGGGGAGATGGAAACTTGGCACGGAATCCATGAAGGGTTTGGGAATGGGGTGAGGTTGGTATTGGGGTGAGGGGAACTCCTTGTCCTGGGCAGGATGCAGTGGGGTCACAATCCCTGCCAAGGGGTCCCTTCCTTGCCCTGCCCTGATTCCTtgcccatccatccatccatccatccctccatccatgcACAGAAACATGCAATCATGCACCCACACACCCCTCCATCCACACACCCCTCTGTCCTGGGctgcctgtcccctgggctTGTGGTGACTCTGTGTCCCCAACCCAGGCACATGGAATGGCACCACGAAGGTGGCGGTGAAGACGCTGAAGCCCGGGACCATGTCACCTGAGGCCTTCCTGGAGGAGGCTCAGATCATGAAGCGGCTGCGGCATGACAAGCTGGTGCAGCTCTACGCCGTGGTGTCGGAGGAGCCCATCTACATTGTCACTGAGTTCATGAGCCAGGGTGAGCGAGGGGCACCTGCTTGGGCAcggtgccagggcagggaggctTACAGGGGAGGGCACCCTTGGGTTGTGGGGGTCTTTGATGGGGACTCCTTCTGCCTGCAGGCAGCTTGTTGGATTTCCTGAAGGATGGGGACGGTCGCTACCTGAAGCTGCCCCAGCTGGTGGACATGGCTGCCCAGGTACTGGGGGCTGGTACAGGGTGGGGGTGCACCTCCAGAGGTGTTCGGGGGCGTGTTCACTGCTTCGTCCCCCTCAGATTGCGGCGGGCATGGCATACATTGAGCGGATGAACTACATCCACCGGGATCTCCGCGCTGCCAACATCCTGGTGGGAGACAACCTCGTGTGCAAGATCGCTGACTTTGGCCTCGCTCGCCTCATCGAGGATGATGAGTACACGGCACGGCAGGGTGGGAACCCCCACAGGGTCCTCCCTGTTGTGTCCCTTAGCCTGCAGATGCTCATCCCTGGGGCTGAATGACCTGGGAGGCAGATGCCCCAAATTACGGTGTGCCAGGGAATGGGTAGCCTGGGTGATGGACACCCCCAAATTTGTGGGTACTTTAGGTGGTGAATACCTTGGATCACCCCAGAGTATGGATGCCCGGAGGATAGGTGCCCCAGGAATGGGTATCACCTGGAGATAGATGCCCCAGGGCGTGGGTATTTTGATTGATGGATGCCCCAAGTGATGGGTACTCCAAGTGCAGCATATCCCCAGTGCAGGGTGCCTTGAGTGCTGGGTGTCCCGTTTGTGAGCTGCCCCAGGCACAGGGTCTCATGGGTGCTGGGTCCCCCTAGTGCAGGGTGCCCCCTGTTCAGGGTACCCCGGACGCTGGACACCCTCAGTACAGGGCGCTCCAGGTGACAGGGCCTCTGGTGCAGGATGTCTCAGGTGTGGGGTGTCCCTAGATGTGGGTGCCCAGGTGCAGGGTACCCTAGGTGGaggtgcagccccagccacGGCCCACCCATCTCCCCCTGCAGGTGCCAAGTTCCCCATCAAGTGGACGGCTCCAGAGGCTGCGCTTTTTGGGAGGTTCACCATCAAGTCAGATGTCTGGTCCTTTGGCATCCTCCTGACTGAGCTGGTGACCAAAGGCCGGGTGCCCTACCCAGGTATGGCCCACTGGGGCAGCGGCACCCCTGgggtgggctgggcagggcacagacagGGGCTGAGCCTCCTTGGCAAGGCTCCtcccatgcctcagtttccccatcaGAGAGACCAGTGCTAAACTGGGCTCCTACCCAAACCACCGGGCAATGCCACTGTGTGCCGCGGTTTCCCCAGAGGCTCTGCCTGTGGAGGTGCTGTCACTGAGCAGGCGGGTCCTTGTCACGCAGGGATGAACAACCgagaggtgctggagcaggtggagcGGGGTTACCGCATGCAGTGCCCGGGGAGCTGCCCCCCGTCCCTGCATGAGGTGATGGTGCAGTGCTGGAAGAGGGAACCCGAGGAACGCCCCACCTTCGAGTACCTCCAGTCCTTCCTCGAGGACTATTTCACTGCCACTGAGCCTCAATACCAGCCCGGGGACAACCAGTGACCCGGAGCTGCCCCCCctccagggagctctggggtggctttggggtgaatctccttttttctttagaggTGGTTGCTTCCTTTGGCtgtgccccccccccccccccatgcTTTTTGGAGGGTgctcagggtgcccagggaggaCACAGAGGACACAGGGCTTTGCACAAGGATGCTGGACAGAGGAGACAAAACTGTGTACCCcacccccccttccccccctcCCTACATCGCCTTCACACACAGCTTTGAACCTGAGTAGGGGTTTGGCTGCAGGGAGGACTGTGGGGCACCCCCCTGAACCCCATGGACACCCTCCAGACCCACAGTAGCAGAAGGCTTGGGGGGACCTCCCCACGCCAGCCCCAATCTCttctgggagcacagctgggtgGGATTCAGCCCCCCAGAATCCTGGCACTGACCTGTGGAAGGTAATCTCAACCCTCTCTCCCTTTATATCTCCTTTAATTTATAAGATTTTATATGCCTTCCCCAAGCAGCCATCACCCCCACCAAGGGATGCCAGTATTTGGGGGACCTCATTGTCCcctgccttttctcctctgctttatAGCAGAGCCAAGTGCTGAAAGCCATACACCCACCCCTGCTTGCACTGGGGGGACAGGGGGTCCTGAGGGGGAAGACACCAGGAGTCCTGGGGGGCCCAGACAGGgtgggggcagctctgccccaggggctgTTCCCTCCCGCCCCGTGGGGGCCGGGTGAGGGTACGGGATGGGGTCAGCCCCACAGCACTCGGGGAGGTCGTGGCTCAGCCCTCCGCAGCAGGAATGGAGCAGGGACTGGGGGAGTGTGTGCCAATGTGAATGTAATGGCTCCGGGGAGGATGTGCCACCCTGCCTGCTGCCCCTCCAGGCACGTCCGTGCTGGAGtgggctcccagccctgtgctccatGGCCAGTAGCCACCCCACactcctggggcagggctgtgggtggacagtgccgggggggggggggggggaagaaagggcaggggagggatttgttgtttaaattttttttatgaagtcTGTAAATACGGAGAAATAAAACGTTTTTAACAaagcagggacagcccgggtCCTTCTGCCCCCCAGGAGAGATGAGCTGCCCCAGATGGGCAGAAGCACTGAGGGCTGGTTAGAGCTGGGGGAACCACACTGAGTTACAGGATTTAGGGTGGGAACACCAACCCCATGGGCGAAGGGGGGCTTCCAAGTTCAGCCAAGCCAGGACTGAGTGATGCCCCCTcatcccctccagccccaggccACAGGTTTGGGGGCTCCTCCAAGGGGGTGAGCAGAGAAAGTCCCCCCTGCCCCCAAGGCCatgtggggaggggacacaccAACTTCCCCTGTGAACAAAAGCCTGGAAACGCTGGGTTGGGAAGCATTTGGGTTTGCAAAGCTGCCCCCATGCAgagcaccccacagccccccagcACTCTCCAAGAGGAGACTGTCCCTTCCTGCCAGCTATGACAGGGAGGGGTCCCGTGCTGTGCttccaggctggggaggaagaggTTAATTTTGCTTGTAGCTTGGCCtccccagcagggcccagctgtgCCGGTAATGAATTCCTCAGCACTGATGGGATGGAGGGACTGGCCCCCACCCCAGCCAGGGGGGCTCAGGCTATGGGGAAAATACTGAGCAAATGGGGAGGGGGCCCGGGGACCAGTGCCAGTGGGTTTGGGGACATAGCAGGGGTTTAGGGGGTAAGCTGAGGTGTTTGGGGACATATCAGGAGGCTTGGGAACATGCCACCAGCCCTGAGTACCACCAGGCATCttcacagctcctgcttcagCCCATCTCCTACAAGGGCTTTGGATCCCCCAGGCACATGGTGGTGGagtggagcagggctggatgtgcCGCTGCTTCCCCATCCCGGGGAAAAGTCCCTGGGGAAGGACCAGGCCCCCAGCCAGGCAGGGTGGcaggctgcctggggctgggggacatCAGATTGTGTGGCAGGGACAGGCGAGGGGAGGAGGTGCTTGGCACTGGGCAGTCCCAGGAACAAGCCCCGGTGGCAGATTGTGGCCATCGGCTCCGGCCACCCCACACCTGGGACTGGACCCTGAGGGACACGGCCTGGGCACCCCATGGCCATGGCACTGGCACTGTCATCCCCTGATGTTTGGCACACACAGGCTCAGGCACCCACCCAGCGCCCCAAACACACTCTTCCTCTGGGCAGGGCACACACATCTCACCCACACAAtgtgtcccttgtccccacaGCCACGGGGACATGTGCTGTCCCTCTCCACcactgggggggaaaaaaagcccttcaGACAAGGGGAACATCCCGGTCCAAACCCAGGCACAACACTGAGACAAAGCATGTTGGGGTCCCCAGTCTGtagcccctggggctgggaagggtcCATTTGTGATTCATCTCCGGTAATTAAAATCTCCATTTAATCACAGCTGGAAGTTTCATAGACCAGGGTTGTCCTGGGGGGCCATGGGGACGCCAACCTCATCCAGGGAGCAATAGACTGAGGTGCTTCTGGAGGCCCTggtgtgctgagctgcagctaTGCCAGCCCCAACTCCATCCCTGTTCCTGCCCGTTCCTGCCCtgttccttccttttcctgcccaTTCCTGCCTGCTCATGTGCTCAAAGGGGCTGATCCCACCATTCTCTGTCCAGCTACCTACTTGAAATGATGCCACCCTTCCATGTCCCCAGCCAAGgccccttgtccccagcagTACCAGTGGCAGGAGTGGGTCAGGGCTGGAGTGGATTTGGCACGTGCTTTTCCACATGGCTGTGCCACTATAATCCCTGTGCAAGGATGGCCATGTCACCAGGGTGTGCCCCCATTTTGCTGTCATAACTGTGAAAGCTCTTGGGGATAGGGAGTGAAGCCCGAGACTGCAGGTACCTGTGGGGGGGGCTGGAGGGGGGGACCCCCGTGCTGgtccccatccctctgtcctCCCCCAGCACTGATGCCCACAGGAGGGGCAGAAAGGATTTTGCTGCGGGGTGACCACTGGCTGGGTAGGGGAGGGCCATCGATTTTATGTTAATATTGGGTGGTATTGATCAGGGGTGGAGGGGGGGCTGTGGGTGGGCACAGGCAGCCCGGGATCACCCttcacagagctcctgcagctcccaacAGGGTCCGCCCTGGGGCCAGAAGCGGTGGGGAGGTGGGGAAAGAGATTAGAACCcctccaaagctgctgcaggctAATTTTCCTGTCAGAGCTTGTGCTGGGGGCTTGAAGGGAAGAGCAAAGCTCAGAGCTgggggctctgctctgggcccTTCCCCTCCCGGGTGGCTGgtccctgcagcaccagagaggagagagagcgGCTCGGCACCacttcccctgccctgcacccGAGGGTTAACGCAGCCTCACCAGGTGTCCCCGATGCTCCGCAGGACCCTCACCGCGATGGCGCCgagccctgcccgccccgctGCTGCCCGCACACCCTGCCCAGCCCGCGGGGGCCTGCTGTGGCTGGCTGCTCCCTCTCGGCACGGGGGGCTCAGGCAGCGAGCCCCCGGGGCCAGGGCACAGGGGCGAGGGCGCTGCAGATGGCCGGAGCCGCAGCCCCTGGCACCGGGCACCCGCGGCATCGCCGCCTCCCCGGGGGGGTCCTCTCGCCCCCAGATGCTGCTGGGGGCCCTGGGCACCGGAGGGAGCCGTCCCCTCCCACAGCGGGGCGGGGGTTTGTCCCTGtgccccccggccccggctccccagggactggCACAACCCGCAGAGCTCCTGGGTCGTGGATCGGAGCCACGTCTCCGCGGCAGCAATGGCCAGACAACAGTGGAAAATGGCCAAAAATGTGGGTTTAGACTTGACCAGGCTTGAGCCTGCTGGTCCAGGCCTGCAGGCACTGCCCCCCcagaggggaaactgaggcagagatgGATTTATCTGCAATcgcccagcagctcagcaccagtCACTGCGAGGGGGCAcctttttccatggaaaaacagCAGATAATTGGGAAGAGCTGTGCACTGACAACAGCAGCATCTGTGACAGCCACGGGGGAGCAGCGGGATTTGGGGACGGAGGTTTTCTGGGCGTGGGAATGGTCAGGTGACAGAGCAAACACAGGCGATGGGGAGGGGGCACAGCGGGAGCCTTATTCTGCTGGCCACGGGGCTGCTCGGAGATGGTTTTACTAGGAGAAATCGGGAATGGTTTTGCTGGAATTCGGGGATGAATTGAGCTCTTCGGCCGCAGTTACCTTTCTGGAGGTAAAACCTGGCTGGCCCCAACTCTccacaggggctggaggggcaggacaCCCTCTCCCCCACCCCGTCAGGGTGTCTGTACTGCGCTCCCCACAACGGCAGCTTCTATAGCCCAGCAAAGCATCAAACACCTTTCTCTGTCTCCTCGCCCCTCTATCCCCGTGCCCCCAGAactctcccccagccccctctGCCTCCTGACCCCTGCTCCCACCCCGGGGAGCTTTCGGGGTGACAGCTGCCAGCGCGCCCCGCAGACCTGCCGTCCGCACTTTCCgggggcagccccgggcagcCCACCCTGGTCCTGGGCACGGCGGTGCCTTCACGGGGGTGGGTTGCGGGGACGCGGACCGCGCGGGGACAGCGGTGGCAAAGCAGCCACTAGATGGTAGCGTAAGTCCACGCCAACGCTGCTGACACAGCACTTGGCTGGGACAGGGTGCCCGGGTGACCCGCGTGGCCCCGGGGACCCGCCTCCGCCACCCACCTCCCCAGCGAAAAAGAAATCCCGGCAGGGCCGGGCACTCGCGGAGCGGTGACAGGAGCGGCATGGGCACAGCTCACCTGCCTCAATGTCCGCTGCcgtggctggagcagcctgtccccacgGGAACAAGTGGAGGAGCCCGTTCCCAAACCCACCGCATCCGCCTCTATCCCATCTCGGACTCCAAAcacaaccccaaaaccaccacaggGCACGAGCCTGACTTGAGAGGGAACGAAGCCAGGCCTGGGGACACGCAGGATGACCTGTGAGGCACCCAGTTCAGTGTG encodes:
- the FGR gene encoding tyrosine-protein kinase Fgr isoform X1, translating into MGCVPCKEKGAGKGQAGGEGGSLQPPASQYDPDPTQPGAIFTRIPDFNNFQGPAVPLAPSFAEPGAFPSNVLQTWSGGITGGGVTLFIALYDYEARTEDDLTFQKGEKFHIINNTEGDWWEARSLSSGATGYIPSNYVAPVDSIQAEEWYFGKIGRKDAERQLLCHGNSRGTFLIRESETTKGAYSLSIRDWDEAKGDHVKHYKIRKLDNGGYYITTRAQFNTVQQLVQHYIERAAGLCCRLAVPCHKGTPKLADLSVKTKDVWEIPRESLQLLKKLGNGQFGEVWMGTWNGTTKVAVKTLKPGTMSPEAFLEEAQIMKRLRHDKLVQLYAVVSEEPIYIVTEFMSQGSLLDFLKDGDGRYLKLPQLVDMAAQIAAGMAYIERMNYIHRDLRAANILVGDNLVCKIADFGLARLIEDDEYTARQGAKFPIKWTAPEAALFGRFTIKSDVWSFGILLTELVTKGRVPYPGMNNREVLEQVERGYRMQCPGSCPPSLHEVMVQCWKREPEERPTFEYLQSFLEDYFTATEPQYQPGDNQ
- the FGR gene encoding tyrosine-protein kinase Fgr isoform X3, with product MGCVPCKEKGAGKGQAGGEGGSLQPPASQYDPDPTQPGAIFTRIPDFNNFQGPAVPLAPSFAEPGAFPSNVLQTWSGGITGGGVTLFIALYDYEARTEDDLTFQKGEKFHIINNTEGDWWEARSLSSGATGYIPSNYVAPVDSIQAEEWYFGKIGRKDAERQLLCHGNSRGTFLIRESETTKGAYSLSIRDWDEAKGDHVKHYKIRKLDNGGYYITTRAQFNTVQQLVQHYIERAAGLCCRLAVPCHKGTPKLADLSVKTKDVWEIPRESLQLLKKLGNGQFGEVWMEYNDGLCHLLTLPCPAMKPQTLGLAKDAWEIARESITLDKKLGMGCFGDVWMGTWNGTTKVAVKTLKPGTMSPEAFLEEAQIMKRLRHDKLVQLYAVVSEEPIYIVTEFMSQGSLLDFLKDGDGRYLKLPQLVDMAAQIAAGMAYIERMNYIHRDLRAANILVGDNLVCKIADFGLARLIEDDEYTARQGAKFPIKWTAPEAALFGRFTIKSDVWSFGILLTELVTKGRVPYPGMNNREVLEQVERGYRMQCPGSCPPSLHEVMVQCWKREPEERPTFEYLQSFLEDYFTATEPQYQPGDNQ
- the FGR gene encoding tyrosine-protein kinase Fgr isoform X2, translating into MGCVPCKEKGAGKGQAGGEGGSLQPPASQYDPDPTQPGAIFTRIPDFNNFQGPAVPLAPSFAEPGAFPSNVLQTWSGGITGGGVTLFIALYDYEARTEDDLTFQKGEKFHIINNTEGDWWEARSLSSGATGYIPSNYVAPVDSIQAEEWYFGKIGRKDAERQLLCHGNSRGTFLIRESETTKGAYSLSIRDWDEAKGDHVKHYKIRKLDNGGYYITTRAQFNTVQQLVQHYIEYNDGLCHLLTLPCPAMKPQTLGLAKDAWEIARESITLDKKLGMGCFGDVWMGTWNGTTKVAVKTLKPGTMSPEAFLEEAQIMKRLRHDKLVQLYAVVSEEPIYIVTEFMSQGSLLDFLKDGDGRYLKLPQLVDMAAQIAAGMAYIERMNYIHRDLRAANILVGDNLVCKIADFGLARLIEDDEYTARQGAKFPIKWTAPEAALFGRFTIKSDVWSFGILLTELVTKGRVPYPGMNNREVLEQVERGYRMQCPGSCPPSLHEVMVQCWKREPEERPTFEYLQSFLEDYFTATEPQYQPGDNQ